The genomic DNA TATTGGCAATGCCAATCCCAATGCTCTTTTACTGGCCCAAAGTTGTTTTGAGGCGGTTAACAAGATAGGTATGCCCGAGTCGCAGCTGATATTATCACAAACGGCTATTTACCTGGCTACTTCAGCCAAAAGTAATTCGGCCACAACTGCCATTGGTGCGGCGATAGCATTGGTACGCCAAACCGGCGATCTGCCCGTGCCACTGCATCTGCGAAACGCGCCAACCAAGCTCATGAAGAATATAGGCTATGGCAAGGATTATAAATACGCCCACAGCTACGAAGGCAATTTTACCGATCTGGATTTTTTACCCGATGCCCTCCGCGGCACCCAGATCTATCAGCCTGGCAATAATGCCAAAGAAAACGAATCAAAAGAGAAACTTAGAAAACTCTGGGGCGACAGGTATAAATATTAGCTTAGAGACTCAAGACTATAAGAGTCAAGAATCAGGACAGGAGAAAAAGTTAATCGCATTTATTTTCACCCCCTTGATTCTTGACTTTAACATCTTGCCTCTATTCTTTATTCCTTTTTTGTAAAGAAAAACCGGGATACATTTTCATCACCCAGAATTTTTGCACTGGAAGTAGTAATCAATTTCCAACCATCAACATAATAGGGTTCCAATAGCTGCATGATCTGGTTTTCATGGGCAGCCTCCTGTTCGCTTGCTTTAGCGCGAAGATTAAACTCTACGTATTTTTGAACCTGTGCCGTATCATCCCGGGTAATAAACATATTGGGAGCGTGCCCACGCCCGGAGTATGTTTCCATAATAGAGATGGTCATATGTTTGGTTTTGCCATTTTGCTGGGCAAAGGCATGATAAACCGAGCCGACAATCAATATCGGGATCAGAATTGCTGTTTTCATGGGTTAAAGATGAGTTGTTGTTTAATTGATAGACTAATTCTTTTATATTGGTTTAATGCACTTACAACTAATATTTTAAAGCAATTTATCTACTCCGCTAATTTCCTGGCGTTGTTTCATTCTTGTCTCCCGACTCTTGATTCTTATATCCTGGCTCTCCTATCTTGTTTCTTATTTTGTATATTGAGCCCTTACTTAACCTAATACTTTAAACAGCCCATGGTATCTACTTTCATCAGGCACGAATTAAAAGCTTTCTGGCGATCAAAAAACACAGGTAAAAGCGTTGCTATACGTGTGGTCATGGCGCTGCTCATTCTCTATTTATTTTTAAATGTATTATTTGTAGGCATTTTTTTAGACAAGCTTCTCGGAGAAATATTTGCCAATGACGACCTGGTTAAATCATTTTGCGGCATCCTGCTCATCTATTTTTTGTTTGATTTGCTGATGCGGCTGCAGCTACAGGAATTGCCTACCTTAAGGGTACAACCCTATCTGCACCTCCCCATCAAAAGAAACACCCTGGTAAGGTACCTGGCGCTGACCGCCGTCTTTTCGGTATTTAACCTGTGGCCTTTTGTATTGTTTCTGCCATTTATATTCAAGATCATTGCTCCCGATTCTGGTTTTGTTACCGCGCTTGCTTTTATCATAGCTATTGCCGGGCTCACCGTTTTTAATAATTACCTGGCACTATACATCAAAAGAAAATCGAACTTAAACGGTTGGGTTTTCCTGGTTTCTGCAGTTGTATTGATATTAATCACCTCCTGCGATTTTAAATGGCACTTATATTCCCTGCACGATATATCTTATGCTTTTTTTGGTCGCCTGGTTGCTATTCCGGCTCTGGCCATTGTACCATTAGTATTAGGCGTTGTGATGTACTATTTTAATTTCCTGTACCTGAAACAAAACATGTACCTGGAAGAACTTACCGCGCATAAAGTAAAAATATATAAAAGCAGTACTGATATTCCGGTGCTGGCACGCTTTGGCGCTGTTGGCGACCTGGCCGCAAACGAAATAAAACTGATACTCCGTAATAAGCGACCGCGTTCGGCCCTGGTTATGGGCTTGTTCTTTATGTTTTACGGGCTTATATTTTATACCAACCATTTATATGGCCAAAATTGGTACATTTTTGTGGGCATGTTCATGACAGGTATCTTCATTATCAGCTATGGGCAATTCATGTTTAGCTGGCAGGCATCGCATTTTGATGGTATATTGGTAAGTAACATTAGTTTTTCTGATTTTTTAAAGGCCAAATACCTGCTGTTTACCATGGTATCAACCGTAGCCTTTTTATTAACCACGCCCTACGCTTATTTTGGCTGGAAGATAGTAGTAGTACATTTTGTAATGTATTTATGGAACATCGGCGTCAATACCACAATGGTATTATTTTTTGCCAACCGCAATTTTAAACGCATCGACTTATCAAAAGGAGCATCATTTAATTGGGAAGGCGTTGGCGCAACACAATTATTATTGTCGTTCCCGCTTATTTTGGCGCCATACCTTGTTTACCTGCCTTTTATGGTTTTTAAACATCCTGATATGGGATTGATAGCTCTGGGAGTTATTGCCTCTTTATTTATACTAACCCGTAATTATTGGATAAAACAACTGGAAGCCGACTATTACTCTAAAAGATACCAGATAGCCGAAGGCTTCAGAAACAAATAATATGATTGAGATAAAAAACCTAAAAAAAGTATATAACGACGTTACTGTTGTTGATATTCCGCACCTGACCATAGCCAAAGGCGAAAGTGTTGGTCTGGTGGGTAATAATGGCGCTGGTAAAACCACGCTGTTCCGCATGATATTGGATTTGATACGCCCGGAAAGCGGTGAAATACTATCAAACGGCGAAGTGGTTGCCGGGCACGAAAACTGGAAAACGTACACCGCATCGTACCTGGATGAGGGCTTTTTAATAGACTACCTTACACCAGAAGAGTACCTGTATTTTATCGGCGGACTGCATCAGCAAAATCGTGCCCAGGTTGATGAAACGCTGGCTACTTTAGGTGATTTTTTTAATGGAGAGATATTAAGCCGGGGCAAATACATCCGCGACCTGTCAAAAGGAAACCAATGCAAGGTTGGTGTGGCATCATGCCTGTTGCAAAACCCGCAACTATTGATGCTGGATGAACCTTTTGCCAATATCGACCCCAGCACACAGTTTAGACTGAAAAACATGCTGAAGGACGCCAATAAAAGCAAAGGCATTACCACCATTGTATCCAGTCATGACCTTAATCACATTACCGATGTATGCGACAGGATCCTGCTGATGGAAAAGGGTGTGATCATTAAAGATATCGCCACCAATTCATCTACCTTAAGCGAGCTGGAAGATTATTTTGGAGTTGGGCAAACGGCAGGTGCGACGCCGGTTACTGGTATTGATGAGGAAGAGAATCATTAGAAAGAGCCTGTCAGTCTGAGCTTGTCGAAGACTCGTGGGCAAAGGCCTCTACGCGCGCCCTTCGACAGGCTCAGGGTGACATGCCCTAATATTTAATGACTAGAAAAGCTTTACTTAGAGGCCTCTACCCTCTCAGCCAATAAATCATTCGTCAGTTTTTCAAACTCACTGATAAACTCGGTATAATATTCGCCGGTTCCGGGGCCGCTGAAACCAGTATGTATTTTGCGTACATCGCCACTTTTGTCAATAATAATGGTGGTAGGGAAACCAACTACTTTGGCCAGCATGGGCAGACTCTTAGCCGTTTCCACCTTGTTACTGGTGTAACCGGTTATCAGCAAAGGATAAGGCACATTAAACCTGTTTTTCACTTGCTGCAAAGCTTTTTTTGATTTTTCAAAATCATTGGTACGCTCATAGGCCAGGCCTATAACCTCTACCCCTTTTGATTGAAATTTTTTATAGTAGTTTACCATGTAAGCAGTTTCATCCATACAGTTGGGGCACCATGAACCCAGTATCTGCACAATAACCACTTTGTTTTTATAACGGGCATCCTGAAGAGAAACCACTTTGCCGTTCATATCTTTAAAACTGAAATCTATTTTTTTATATCCAGGTTTCAGGGCAGTAAGCGAATAGGCATCGGGCAGTTTAGCATTCGCATCTTTTACTGCTGTCCACGATTGTACCGACCCTACACTTACAAATTTGCCATCGGTTATGCTTTGTGCATCTTTAACAGTGGCGGTAAAAGTGTAAGCATGCCCGCCATCAAAGCAGGAAAGATATAATTGATTGCCCGATACCGATCCTTCCAGGAAACGATAATCGCCTGTGGTGGTTAAAAAGGTACCGGTAAGTTTGTTGCCGGTTTGTTTAAACTCGCCAACGGTGGTATCGGCCCGCTCGCCCTCACCAATTATGGCCGACCAACGCCCGCTGATGTCAAAAGCAGGCTTTTCGGGCGTTGAAGTAAAACGCCAGGAAGTATTTGGCTCTGCCGAAAATTCAATTAAAGCATCACGTTCACCCAAATGTCTTACCCAGTTCCCTTTTAAGGTACCGGCATCCAGTTTCAACTTAAATTCCGAATCAAACAAAGGCATGTGGATAAATACAGAATCGCCTTTGGTAGCAACATCGGTTACTTTCAGCCGCTCGGTACTGTTTATCACAAACAATTCTTGTTTGCCGGCATTATCTTTTACCTCAAAATTGAAAGGAATATCTGTACCTGATTTTGTTTTAAGGGCACCGCGCCATACCCCAGTTTTAAGTTTGGTTTGCGCAAATGATGCCTGTAAAGTTAAAACGAGTATCAGTGCTGTGATGATCGATTTATAGTTCATTTTTAAAAATAGTCTACTAAGTTGATATACTTTGTCAAAAGTATAAAAACAGACCGCTATTTCAAAACTATTTAGCTTTGGGGACTATAGCGAATGAAAAGATATGACAAATAAGTAACGTTCAAAAAAGGGTGTCACCCTGAGCCCCGTCGAAGGGTAGAGCGCAGAGGCCTACCCACCATGCTTCGACGGAGCTCAGCATGACACCCCTGCTGAGCAATTGTCTTTTATGAACTATTTCAAAACTTCGCGAGAAATTACAATCCGCTGAATTTCGGATGTACCTTCATATATCTGGGTAATCTTGGCATCGCGCATCAAGCGCTCTACATGATATTCTTTCACAAAGCCATAACCACCGTGTATCTGTACAGCTTCGACAGTAGTACGCATAGCTACTTCAGATGCAAAAAGTTTGGCCATGGAGCCAGCCTGTGTATATGATTTGCCATGATCTTTTAACCAGGCTGCCTTAAGGCATAATAAACGGGCAGCTTCAATCTCGGTAGCCATATCGGCCAGTTTAAACTGAATGGCCTGCAAATCGGCTATAGTTTTACCGAAGGCTTTACGTTCTTTGGCATACTGAACGGCCAGCTCATGGGCGCCAGATGCTATGCCCAATGCCTGTGCGGCAATACCTATACGGCCACCTTCCAGTGTGCTCATGGCAAATTTAAATCCGAAGCCCTCATCGCCTATACGATTCTCTTTAGGCACTTTCACATCGGTAAACATCAGCGAGTGCGTATCAGATCCACGTATACCCATCTTATTTTCCTTCGGACCTATGGTAAAGCCTTCCATGCCCTTCTCTATAATAAGCGCGTTGATACCGTGATGTTTTTTGGAAGCATCGGTTTGGGCCATTACAATATAAGTTGATGCGGAATTTCCGTTGGTGATCCAATTTTTGGTACCATTAACCAGGTAATAATCGCCCATATCAATGGCGGTGGTACGCTGCGAGGTTGCATCAGATCCTGCTTCCGGCTCCGAAAGGCAGAAAGCCCCTATCACTTCACCTTTAGCCAGAGGCACCAGGTATTTTTGTTTTTGCGCTTCAGAACCATATTTCTCCAGGCCATAGCAAACCAGCGAGTTATTTACAGAAACCACAACCGATGCCGATGCATCAACTTTAGAGAGTTCCTCCATAACCAACACGTAGGATATGGCATCCATACCACTCCCTCCGTATTGCGGCGAAACCATCATTCCCAAAAAGCCCAGCTCGCCCAGCTTTTTTATTTGCTCGGCCGGAAACTTTTGGTGCTCGTCGCGTTCTATCACTCCCGGCTTTAATTCTGTTTGTGCAAAATCGCGAGCCGCCTGGCGTATCATGAGTTGTTCTTCTGTAAATTCGAATTGCATAATATTTAAAAAAATAAATATAGTAATTACTATGCACGCATAGCAAATTTATTGCATAAAAAAAGAGAGCTCTTTTCAAAGCTCCCTTTCCCCTAATTAATTTAAACTATTGATTAAACCCAAAACAAAGAACAAAAAATCTCAACTTGGGCGTCTGAGAATTCAAAAAAAGTTTTTCATTGGTAGATGATTTTTTAATTTTTTTCACAGATCAAATGCAGGGCGAGTTGTAGTAAACAATTTTGTTGCCACAATTTTAACTTTTCACTAACTTAAACGTCAGTAAATATCTGTTCAGACATATATTATTATCAATATTTTTACGCATTTTTAAATACTTATAGTTATTTATTTTTTCATAAGGGTAATTACCCAATTTATAAACCAAGCCGACACTACCTATGCTACTTACTGATTTTGAATACCTTAACAATTCCGACGAAGCCTTTAAAAAAAAAGTAGCCCTGCAGATTAAAAACCTGAGAAGACAGAATCAGGTAACCCAGGAGAAATTCTTTACCGAAACAAACATCAATATAGCCCGTTTAGAATCAGGCAAAATTGATATCAGATTAGATACTTTAAGGAAAGTTTGTTACTATTTTGATGTTTCTTTAGCCGGTTTTTTTCAAGGCATTTATTAAACAGGTATTTTTTTATTAATTTACTATTTCAAATTCTATTATTCCATACATCCGTTGTATTTTATAACATACACACTCAAAAATTTATGATCAAAAGAACATTCCCCCCGGCAGCTATCGCAATTGTTTTTGGTCTGCTGGCACTTACCGCCTGTAATGATAAAACCAAGACCTATGCCGATAATGATCCCGTGTTTAAAAACATGGATACAACCGTAAAGCCCGGCGACGATTTTTTTAAGTATGCCAACGGTGCATGGCTTAAAAAAAATCCCATACCAGCGGCGTATGCTTCCTGGGGAATAGGGAATGTAGTGGAAGAGGAATTGCGCAACCGCATGAAAAAAATAAATGAGGATGCACTTAAGGCTGATGCTCCTAAAGGCAGTAATACTCAAAAAATTGGTGATTTTTATTTCAGCGGTATGGATACCGTTGGCATCGAGAAGCAAGGTTTATCGCCTCTTAAAGATGAGCTCTCTAAAATTGACCAGGTAAAAGATATTAAAGGATTAATAGAGGAGTTTGCACACCTGAGTACCATCGGCGTTACTACACCCCTGGGTACCTATGCGGGTCAGGATGCTAAAAACAGCGGCAAGATCGTTTTGCAATTGGGCCAGGACGGTATTGGTTTGCCCGATCGTGATTATTATT from Mucilaginibacter inviolabilis includes the following:
- a CDS encoding ABC transporter ATP-binding protein encodes the protein MIEIKNLKKVYNDVTVVDIPHLTIAKGESVGLVGNNGAGKTTLFRMILDLIRPESGEILSNGEVVAGHENWKTYTASYLDEGFLIDYLTPEEYLYFIGGLHQQNRAQVDETLATLGDFFNGEILSRGKYIRDLSKGNQCKVGVASCLLQNPQLLMLDEPFANIDPSTQFRLKNMLKDANKSKGITTIVSSHDLNHITDVCDRILLMEKGVIIKDIATNSSTLSELEDYFGVGQTAGATPVTGIDEEENH
- a CDS encoding DUF5687 family protein → MVSTFIRHELKAFWRSKNTGKSVAIRVVMALLILYLFLNVLFVGIFLDKLLGEIFANDDLVKSFCGILLIYFLFDLLMRLQLQELPTLRVQPYLHLPIKRNTLVRYLALTAVFSVFNLWPFVLFLPFIFKIIAPDSGFVTALAFIIAIAGLTVFNNYLALYIKRKSNLNGWVFLVSAVVLILITSCDFKWHLYSLHDISYAFFGRLVAIPALAIVPLVLGVVMYYFNFLYLKQNMYLEELTAHKVKIYKSSTDIPVLARFGAVGDLAANEIKLILRNKRPRSALVMGLFFMFYGLIFYTNHLYGQNWYIFVGMFMTGIFIISYGQFMFSWQASHFDGILVSNISFSDFLKAKYLLFTMVSTVAFLLTTPYAYFGWKIVVVHFVMYLWNIGVNTTMVLFFANRNFKRIDLSKGASFNWEGVGATQLLLSFPLILAPYLVYLPFMVFKHPDMGLIALGVIASLFILTRNYWIKQLEADYYSKRYQIAEGFRNK
- a CDS encoding peroxiredoxin family protein, which codes for MNYKSIITALILVLTLQASFAQTKLKTGVWRGALKTKSGTDIPFNFEVKDNAGKQELFVINSTERLKVTDVATKGDSVFIHMPLFDSEFKLKLDAGTLKGNWVRHLGERDALIEFSAEPNTSWRFTSTPEKPAFDISGRWSAIIGEGERADTTVGEFKQTGNKLTGTFLTTTGDYRFLEGSVSGNQLYLSCFDGGHAYTFTATVKDAQSITDGKFVSVGSVQSWTAVKDANAKLPDAYSLTALKPGYKKIDFSFKDMNGKVVSLQDARYKNKVVIVQILGSWCPNCMDETAYMVNYYKKFQSKGVEVIGLAYERTNDFEKSKKALQQVKNRFNVPYPLLITGYTSNKVETAKSLPMLAKVVGFPTTIIIDKSGDVRKIHTGFSGPGTGEYYTEFISEFEKLTNDLLAERVEASK
- a CDS encoding helix-turn-helix domain-containing protein, translating into MLLTDFEYLNNSDEAFKKKVALQIKNLRRQNQVTQEKFFTETNINIARLESGKIDIRLDTLRKVCYYFDVSLAGFFQGIY
- a CDS encoding acyl-CoA dehydrogenase, whose translation is MQFEFTEEQLMIRQAARDFAQTELKPGVIERDEHQKFPAEQIKKLGELGFLGMMVSPQYGGSGMDAISYVLVMEELSKVDASASVVVSVNNSLVCYGLEKYGSEAQKQKYLVPLAKGEVIGAFCLSEPEAGSDATSQRTTAIDMGDYYLVNGTKNWITNGNSASTYIVMAQTDASKKHHGINALIIEKGMEGFTIGPKENKMGIRGSDTHSLMFTDVKVPKENRIGDEGFGFKFAMSTLEGGRIGIAAQALGIASGAHELAVQYAKERKAFGKTIADLQAIQFKLADMATEIEAARLLCLKAAWLKDHGKSYTQAGSMAKLFASEVAMRTTVEAVQIHGGYGFVKEYHVERLMRDAKITQIYEGTSEIQRIVISREVLK